One region of Caldimonas thermodepolymerans genomic DNA includes:
- a CDS encoding DUF58 domain-containing protein encodes MSTAAAAARPGARRRPAGRLHQRLRAWWHQRLPASDTLVLTQHNVYILPTRPGLLFAATLVVLLVASINYQLNLGYLLTFLLAGAGVAGMYVTHSTLRGLTLHLKPPAAVFADQAALLEVALTNEARRERYGIGLRVLPEPGEAPPPGWAWTDVPAQAQAVAHVSFQPQRRGWHAVPMLTAETRFPLGIFRVWTLWRPASRLLVYPAPESFPPPLPAPLPHPGQGQPLRQGEGGETDGVRAYRRGDPLKHVVWKKVAKTGELVSRETGGAALRELWLDYLHTGAQGAEQRLSRLAAWVLAAEQAGLRYGLRLPGVPELLPDHGEAHKRRCLEQLALYR; translated from the coding sequence GTGAGCACCGCCGCAGCCGCCGCACGCCCCGGCGCGCGCCGCCGCCCGGCCGGCCGGTTGCACCAGCGCCTGCGCGCCTGGTGGCACCAGCGCCTGCCGGCCAGCGACACGCTGGTGCTGACGCAGCACAACGTCTACATCCTGCCGACCCGGCCGGGCCTGCTGTTCGCAGCCACGCTGGTGGTGCTGCTGGTCGCCTCGATCAACTACCAGCTCAACCTGGGCTACCTGCTGACCTTCCTGCTGGCCGGCGCCGGGGTGGCCGGCATGTACGTCACCCACAGCACGCTGCGCGGGCTGACGCTGCACCTGAAGCCGCCGGCGGCGGTGTTCGCCGACCAGGCTGCGCTGCTGGAGGTCGCGCTGACCAACGAGGCACGCCGCGAGCGCTACGGCATCGGCCTGCGTGTCCTGCCCGAGCCGGGCGAGGCCCCCCCGCCGGGCTGGGCCTGGACCGACGTGCCGGCGCAGGCGCAGGCGGTCGCGCACGTGAGCTTCCAGCCGCAACGGCGCGGCTGGCATGCAGTGCCGATGCTGACCGCCGAGACGCGCTTCCCGCTCGGGATCTTCCGCGTCTGGACGCTGTGGCGCCCGGCCTCGCGGCTGCTGGTCTACCCGGCCCCCGAGAGCTTCCCCCCGCCGCTGCCGGCACCGCTGCCGCACCCGGGCCAGGGGCAGCCGCTGCGCCAGGGCGAAGGCGGCGAGACCGACGGCGTGCGCGCGTACCGGCGCGGCGACCCGCTCAAGCACGTGGTGTGGAAGAAGGTGGCCAAGACCGGCGAGCTGGTCAGCCGCGAGACCGGTGGCGCGGCGCTCCGCGAGCTGTGGCTGGACTATCTTCACACCGGCGCCCAGGGTGCCGAGCAGCGCCTGTCGCGCCTGGCCGCCTGGGTGCTGGCGGCCGAGCAGGCAGGCCTGCGCTACGGCCTGCGCCTGCCCGGCGTGCCGGAGCTGCTGCCCGACCACGGCGAGGCGCACAAGCGCCGTTGCCTGGAACAACTGGCCCTGTACCGATGA
- a CDS encoding MATE family efflux transporter: MSRSFSAFLAESRALVRLATPIVLSQVAYVLMGLTDTVMSGHAGAAEQAIVGLGVALWMPVFIGLMSVVQAVSPVVAHHYGAGDRAGIVADTREGVWLAAFGSLLPFALLPLVQPLLLAAGIEPPIAAGTAWYLWGVALGMPAALVFRAIGFYSASINHPRPLMVLAFVGLVVNTFLNWVLIYGHLGMPAMGGAGCGWATGISMWVGLVGLVIWTARGRIYKPYYLWDGWSWPTWRGQKQLLRIGLPMGGAGLAEVAAFSGIAVLVGRFGAVQIAAHQVALNFSALIFMLPMGLSSALSIRVGHRLGAGDPRGARFVAWTGIGLGLLIAATAIGPIVAGRHLITELYSNDTAVRQLAATLLLFAALWQFFDATQVCAIGALRGYKVTFVPMLMMLVAFWGVGIPLGAWLGYVGLPGGEPLQVYGFWIGLVVGLVLVSVAFSLTLRVVSRTAIEEGRGSAVPQGSARVHPGASGA; the protein is encoded by the coding sequence ATGTCCCGTTCCTTCTCCGCCTTCCTGGCCGAAAGCCGCGCCCTCGTGCGGCTGGCCACCCCGATCGTGCTGTCGCAGGTCGCCTACGTGCTCATGGGCCTGACCGACACGGTCATGTCGGGACACGCCGGCGCGGCGGAGCAGGCCATCGTCGGGCTGGGCGTGGCGCTGTGGATGCCGGTGTTCATCGGCCTGATGAGCGTGGTGCAGGCGGTCAGCCCGGTGGTCGCGCATCACTACGGCGCGGGCGACCGGGCCGGCATCGTGGCCGACACGCGCGAAGGCGTGTGGCTGGCCGCCTTCGGCAGCCTGCTGCCGTTCGCGTTGCTGCCGCTGGTGCAGCCGCTGCTGCTGGCGGCCGGCATCGAGCCGCCGATCGCGGCGGGGACGGCGTGGTACCTCTGGGGCGTGGCGCTGGGGATGCCGGCGGCGCTGGTGTTCCGCGCGATCGGGTTCTATTCGGCCAGCATCAACCACCCCCGGCCGCTGATGGTGCTGGCCTTCGTCGGGCTGGTGGTCAACACCTTCCTCAACTGGGTGCTGATCTACGGCCACCTCGGCATGCCGGCGATGGGGGGCGCGGGCTGTGGCTGGGCCACCGGCATCAGCATGTGGGTGGGGCTGGTCGGCCTCGTGATCTGGACCGCGCGCGGGCGCATCTACAAGCCGTACTACCTGTGGGACGGCTGGTCCTGGCCGACCTGGCGCGGCCAGAAGCAGCTGCTGCGCATCGGGCTGCCGATGGGCGGCGCCGGGCTCGCCGAGGTGGCGGCGTTCTCCGGCATCGCGGTGCTGGTGGGCCGGTTCGGGGCGGTGCAGATCGCCGCGCACCAGGTGGCGCTGAACTTTTCGGCGCTGATCTTCATGCTGCCGATGGGGCTGTCCTCGGCGCTGTCGATCCGCGTCGGCCACCGGCTCGGGGCGGGCGATCCGCGCGGGGCCCGCTTCGTCGCATGGACCGGCATCGGCCTGGGCCTGCTGATCGCGGCCACCGCGATCGGCCCCATCGTCGCCGGTCGTCACCTGATCACCGAGCTGTACAGCAACGACACGGCGGTGCGCCAGCTGGCCGCCACGCTGCTGCTGTTCGCGGCCCTGTGGCAGTTCTTCGACGCCACCCAGGTCTGCGCGATCGGCGCGCTGCGCGGCTACAAGGTCACCTTCGTGCCGATGCTGATGATGCTGGTGGCGTTCTGGGGCGTCGGGATCCCGCTGGGCGCCTGGCTGGGCTACGTCGGCCTGCCGGGCGGCGAGCCGCTGCAGGTCTACGGGTTCTGGATCGGCCTGGTGGTCGGGCTGGTGCTGGTGTCCGTCGCGTTCAGCCTGACGCTGCGCGTGGTCTCGCGCACCGCGATCGAGGAGGGGCGCGGCAGCGCCGTGCCGCAGGGGAGCGCCCGCGTGCATCCCGGCGCGAGCGGGGCGTAG
- a CDS encoding transglutaminase TgpA family protein yields the protein MTTALASRTGTTPRLAAWRHLPRETRDTLFLLGVIAWVIAPHAAHLPWWCTALAAVVLLWRARLALTGAPLPGRWVLGALLLAAVAATLVTHRTLFGKEAGVTLVVVLMALKTLELRARRDAFVVFFLGFFLVLTNFLYSQSLPLALAMVLAVWGLLTALVVSQMPVGQPSLAKAAALSARLCLFGAPVMVALFVLFPRFAPLWGLPTDAHAGRTGLSNMMEMGSVAELALDDSIAMRVKFDGPAPPPQALYFRGPVLAEFDGRHWRPLPYRGWPRSQRADGNLQLGTQAFRYSLTIEPTRIASLPLLEVTPEVPRLGEILPRMREDLEWVTGQPLRERQRLEATAYTGFRHGPVAWTAGLRDYLQLPEGYNPRTLAWAQALRQQLPDADARRLAQAVFAHIRTQGYAYTLAPGRYGDEQGRHAIDEFWLDRKQGFCEHFAAAFVVVMRAMGVPARIVTGYQGAEYNPVDGYHLVRHAYAHAWAEYWQPGAGWVRADPTGAVAPERIRMALDLGPATGVVAATLSTVNPELWRRLRNHWDAVNNAWNQWVLNYSRGTQFELLRHLGFDAPGWQDLVVLLLGLVAAAASAGAAWAWWERHRQDPWVQAYRRMQAQLAAAGLPSGPHVPPRTLAAQARARWGEQAARVAELLSRMEALRYAPAAGATPRSSTLARSLARELRRAVLELRHAPHP from the coding sequence ATGACGACCGCCCTTGCCTCCCGTACCGGCACGACGCCGCGCCTGGCGGCCTGGCGACACCTGCCGCGCGAGACGCGCGACACGCTGTTCCTGCTCGGCGTGATCGCCTGGGTCATCGCGCCGCACGCCGCTCACCTGCCCTGGTGGTGCACCGCACTCGCCGCAGTGGTGCTGCTCTGGCGCGCCCGGCTGGCCCTGACCGGCGCGCCGCTGCCCGGGCGCTGGGTGCTGGGGGCGCTGCTGCTGGCCGCGGTGGCCGCCACCTTGGTCACGCACCGCACGCTGTTCGGCAAGGAAGCCGGCGTGACGCTGGTGGTGGTGCTGATGGCGCTCAAGACGCTGGAGCTGCGCGCGCGGCGCGATGCCTTCGTGGTGTTCTTCCTCGGCTTCTTCCTGGTGCTGACCAACTTCCTCTATTCCCAGTCACTGCCGCTGGCGCTGGCGATGGTGCTGGCCGTGTGGGGCCTGCTGACCGCGCTGGTGGTCTCGCAGATGCCGGTCGGGCAACCCTCGCTGGCCAAGGCCGCCGCGCTGTCTGCACGCCTGTGCCTGTTCGGTGCGCCGGTGATGGTCGCGCTGTTCGTGCTGTTCCCGCGCTTCGCGCCGCTGTGGGGCTTGCCGACCGACGCGCACGCCGGGCGCACCGGGCTGTCGAACATGATGGAGATGGGCTCGGTGGCCGAGCTGGCGCTGGACGACAGCATCGCGATGCGGGTCAAGTTCGACGGCCCCGCCCCGCCGCCGCAGGCGCTGTACTTCCGCGGGCCGGTGCTCGCCGAGTTCGACGGGCGGCACTGGCGCCCCCTGCCCTACCGCGGCTGGCCGCGCAGCCAGCGCGCCGACGGCAACCTGCAGCTCGGCACGCAGGCCTTCCGCTACTCGCTGACCATCGAGCCGACCCGCATCGCCTCGCTGCCGCTGCTCGAGGTCACGCCGGAGGTCCCCAGGCTCGGCGAGATCCTCCCGCGCATGCGCGAGGACCTGGAATGGGTCACCGGCCAGCCGCTGCGCGAACGGCAGCGCCTCGAGGCCACGGCCTACACCGGCTTCCGCCACGGGCCGGTGGCCTGGACGGCCGGGCTGCGCGACTACCTGCAGCTGCCCGAGGGCTACAACCCGCGCACGCTGGCCTGGGCGCAGGCCCTGCGGCAACAGCTCCCCGATGCCGATGCCCGCCGGCTGGCGCAGGCGGTGTTCGCCCACATCCGCACCCAGGGCTACGCCTACACGCTGGCGCCCGGCCGCTACGGCGACGAGCAGGGCCGCCATGCCATCGACGAGTTCTGGCTGGACCGCAAGCAGGGCTTCTGCGAGCACTTCGCCGCCGCCTTCGTCGTCGTGATGCGCGCGATGGGGGTGCCGGCGCGCATCGTCACCGGCTACCAGGGCGCCGAGTACAACCCGGTCGACGGCTACCACCTGGTGCGCCACGCCTATGCCCACGCCTGGGCCGAGTACTGGCAGCCCGGCGCCGGCTGGGTGCGCGCCGACCCGACCGGCGCCGTCGCGCCCGAGCGCATCCGCATGGCGCTCGACCTGGGGCCGGCCACGGGGGTGGTCGCCGCGACGCTGAGCACGGTCAATCCCGAACTGTGGCGGCGGCTGCGCAACCACTGGGACGCGGTCAACAACGCCTGGAACCAGTGGGTGCTGAACTACTCGCGCGGCACGCAGTTCGAGCTGCTGCGCCACCTCGGCTTCGACGCGCCCGGCTGGCAGGACCTGGTGGTGCTGCTGCTCGGCCTGGTCGCCGCGGCGGCGTCCGCGGGCGCCGCCTGGGCCTGGTGGGAACGCCACCGGCAGGACCCGTGGGTGCAGGCCTACCGGCGCATGCAGGCGCAGCTGGCCGCCGCCGGCCTGCCCAGCGGACCGCACGTGCCGCCGCGCACGCTGGCCGCGCAGGCACGCGCGCGCTGGGGCGAGCAGGCCGCCCGCGTCGCCGAGCTGCTGTCGCGCATGGAAGCGCTGCGTTACGCACCGGCCGCGGGGGCAACGCCCCGCTCCTCTACACTGGCGCGCTCACTGGCGCGCGAGCTGCGCCGCGCCGTCCTCGAGCTTCGACATGCCCCACACCCTTGA
- a CDS encoding histone deacetylase family protein, protein MATGYYSHPDCRRHDMGAGHPECPERLDVIEDYLLATGIELGLEKREAPLAGLRDLELAHSAAYVATMKDLMEQVAQSGERRTIDMDTVVCPHTWQAALRAAGAAVAATDAVIDREIENAFCAVRPPGHHATRSQAMGFCFFNNVAVAARHALNVRRLKRVAIVDFDVHHGNGTEDIFAGDERVLMVSFFQHPLYPFSGTEAPADNMVNLPVPAYTRGMEIRELVEALWIPRLERFKPEMIFISAGFDAHREDDLGQLGLVEADYEWITRRVKDVAERHAKGRIVSCLEGGYHLDALARSVAAHVRVLADV, encoded by the coding sequence ATGGCCACCGGCTACTACAGCCATCCTGATTGCCGCCGCCACGACATGGGCGCCGGTCATCCTGAATGCCCTGAGCGCCTGGACGTCATCGAGGACTACCTGCTGGCCACCGGCATCGAGCTCGGGCTGGAAAAACGCGAGGCACCGCTGGCCGGGCTGCGCGACCTGGAGCTGGCCCACAGCGCCGCCTACGTGGCCACGATGAAGGACCTGATGGAGCAGGTGGCGCAAAGCGGCGAGCGCCGCACCATCGACATGGACACGGTGGTGTGCCCGCACACCTGGCAGGCGGCGCTGCGCGCCGCCGGGGCCGCGGTGGCAGCCACCGACGCGGTGATCGACCGCGAGATCGAGAATGCCTTCTGCGCCGTGCGCCCACCCGGGCACCATGCGACGCGCTCGCAGGCGATGGGCTTCTGCTTCTTCAACAACGTCGCGGTGGCTGCGCGCCACGCGCTCAACGTGCGCCGGCTCAAGCGCGTGGCCATCGTCGACTTCGACGTGCACCACGGCAACGGCACCGAGGACATCTTCGCCGGCGACGAGCGGGTGCTGATGGTCAGCTTCTTCCAGCACCCGCTGTACCCGTTCAGCGGCACCGAGGCGCCGGCCGACAACATGGTCAACCTGCCGGTGCCGGCCTACACCCGCGGCATGGAAATCCGCGAGCTGGTCGAGGCGCTGTGGATCCCGCGGCTGGAGCGTTTCAAGCCCGAGATGATCTTCATCTCTGCGGGCTTCGACGCGCACCGAGAGGACGACCTGGGCCAGCTCGGGCTGGTCGAGGCCGACTACGAGTGGATCACGCGCCGGGTGAAGGACGTGGCCGAGCGCCACGCCAAGGGGCGCATCGTCTCCTGCCTGGAGGGCGGCTACCACCTCGACGCGCTGGCGCGCAGCGTGGCCGCGCACGTGCGCGTGCTGGCCGACGTCTAG
- a CDS encoding fumarate hydratase: MTTTIKYDDLVESVAAALQYISYYHPADYIQHLARAYEREESPAAKDAIAQILTNSKMCAEGKRPICQDTGIVNVFLKIGMDVRWEGFSGSIADAINEGVRRGYLNPDNKLRASVLADPQFERKNTRDNTPAVIHMEVVPGDKVDVIVAAKGGGSENKSKFVMMNPSDNLVDWVLKTVPTMGAGWCPPGMLGIGIGGTAEKAMLLAKEALMEDIDMYELQQRGPQNKLEELRLELYEKVNALGIGAQGLGGLTTVLDVKIKMYPTHAASKPVAMIPNCAATRHAHFVLDGSGPAYLEPPSLDLWPDVSWAPDYNKSRRVNLDTLTKEEVASWKPGETLLLSGKMLTGRDAAHKRIQDMLAKGEKLPVDFTNRVIYYVGPVDPVRDEVVGPAGPTTATRMDKFTEMMLSQTGLIAMIGKAERGPVAIEAIKKHKSAYLMAVGGAAYLVSKAIKSARVVGFEDLGMEAIYEFEVKDMPVTVAVDAGGTSAHVTGPREWQARIGKIPVATA; encoded by the coding sequence ATGACCACCACGATCAAGTACGACGACCTCGTCGAAAGCGTCGCTGCGGCCCTGCAGTACATCAGCTACTACCACCCGGCCGACTACATCCAGCACCTGGCGCGCGCCTACGAGCGCGAGGAATCGCCGGCGGCCAAGGATGCCATCGCGCAGATCCTGACGAACTCGAAGATGTGCGCCGAAGGCAAGCGCCCGATCTGCCAGGACACCGGCATCGTCAACGTGTTCCTGAAGATCGGCATGGACGTGCGCTGGGAAGGCTTCTCCGGCTCGATCGCCGACGCGATCAACGAAGGCGTGCGCCGCGGCTACCTGAACCCGGACAACAAGCTGCGCGCCTCGGTCCTGGCCGACCCGCAGTTCGAGCGCAAGAACACCAGGGACAACACGCCCGCGGTGATCCACATGGAGGTGGTGCCGGGCGACAAGGTCGACGTGATCGTCGCGGCCAAGGGCGGCGGCTCGGAGAACAAGTCCAAGTTCGTGATGATGAACCCGAGCGACAACCTGGTCGACTGGGTGCTCAAGACCGTGCCGACCATGGGCGCGGGCTGGTGCCCGCCCGGGATGCTGGGCATCGGCATCGGCGGCACGGCCGAGAAGGCCATGCTGCTGGCCAAGGAAGCGCTGATGGAAGACATCGACATGTACGAGCTCCAGCAGCGCGGCCCGCAGAACAAGCTGGAAGAACTGCGCCTGGAGCTGTACGAGAAGGTCAACGCGCTGGGCATCGGCGCGCAGGGCCTGGGCGGCCTGACCACGGTGCTGGACGTCAAGATCAAGATGTACCCGACGCACGCCGCGTCCAAGCCGGTGGCCATGATCCCGAACTGCGCGGCCACCCGCCACGCGCACTTCGTGCTCGACGGCTCCGGCCCGGCGTATCTGGAGCCGCCGAGCCTGGACCTGTGGCCCGACGTCAGCTGGGCGCCGGACTACAACAAGAGCCGCCGCGTCAACCTCGACACGCTGACGAAGGAGGAAGTCGCCAGCTGGAAGCCGGGCGAGACGCTGCTGCTGTCGGGCAAGATGCTGACCGGCCGCGACGCCGCCCACAAGCGCATCCAGGACATGCTGGCCAAGGGCGAGAAGCTGCCGGTGGACTTCACCAACCGCGTGATCTACTACGTCGGCCCGGTCGATCCGGTACGCGACGAGGTGGTCGGCCCGGCCGGCCCGACGACCGCCACCCGCATGGACAAGTTCACCGAGATGATGCTGAGCCAGACCGGCCTGATCGCGATGATCGGCAAGGCCGAGCGCGGCCCGGTGGCGATCGAGGCGATCAAGAAGCACAAGAGCGCCTACCTGATGGCCGTCGGCGGCGCCGCCTACCTGGTCTCCAAGGCGATCAAGTCGGCCCGCGTGGTCGGCTTCGAGGACCTGGGCATGGAGGCGATCTACGAGTTCGAGGTCAAGGACATGCCGGTCACCGTCGCGGTGGACGCGGGCGGCACCTCCGCCCACGTCACCGGCCCGCGCGAATGGCAGGCCCGCATCGGCAAGATTCCGGTCGCGACCGCCTGA
- a CDS encoding YqhA family protein, with amino-acid sequence MTPIPDPRTARLRPLPNLIFASRWLQLPLYLGLIVAQCVYVFHFWVELVHLIEAAFGNQHALDQLVRGIGYRSDAPVTQLNETIIMLVVLALIDVVMISNLLIMVIVGGYETFVSRMRLEGHPDQPEWLSHVNASVLKVKLATAIIGISSIHLLKTFINAGNYELKVLQWQTLIHVVFLLSALAIALTDRLLAPPAHD; translated from the coding sequence ATGACCCCGATTCCCGATCCGCGTACTGCCCGGTTGCGTCCGTTGCCGAACCTGATTTTTGCCAGCCGTTGGCTGCAGTTGCCGCTGTATCTCGGCCTGATCGTGGCGCAATGCGTCTACGTCTTCCATTTCTGGGTGGAACTGGTGCACCTGATCGAGGCCGCGTTCGGCAACCAGCATGCGCTGGACCAGCTGGTGCGCGGCATCGGCTACCGCAGCGACGCGCCGGTGACCCAGCTCAACGAGACCATCATCATGCTGGTCGTGCTGGCGCTGATCGACGTGGTGATGATCTCCAACCTGTTGATCATGGTGATCGTCGGCGGCTACGAGACCTTCGTCTCGCGCATGCGGCTGGAAGGCCACCCCGACCAGCCGGAATGGCTCAGCCACGTCAACGCCTCGGTGCTGAAGGTCAAGCTGGCCACCGCGATCATCGGCATCTCGTCGATCCACCTGCTCAAGACCTTCATCAACGCCGGCAACTACGAGCTGAAGGTGCTGCAGTGGCAGACCCTGATCCACGTCGTGTTCCTGCTCTCGGCGCTGGCGATCGCGCTGACCGACCGGCTGCTGGCCCCGCCGGCGCACGACTGA
- a CDS encoding AAA family ATPase, with the protein MLHAQLQRLLDQINTIIVGKRTQVEDCVACLLAGGHLLIEDVPGVGKTTLAHALAVSLGLRFSRVQFTADLMPSDLVGVSVYERGQESFVFHPGPIFSQVLLADEINRAGPKTQSALLEAMEEHQVSVEGETRPLPQPFFVIATQNPADQLGTYALPESQLDRFLMCITLGYPDRASERELLAGQDRRAAVHQLPAVMSPAELMTMQQAVRQVHAADPLLDYLQDLIAATRSGQWFVEGLSPRAGIAVLRAAKARAFIARRDYVAPDDIQAVLPQTIAHRLVPVAGSGRGRVEQVRAMVEAVPLP; encoded by the coding sequence ATGCTTCATGCACAGCTGCAACGGCTGCTGGATCAGATTAACACGATCATCGTCGGCAAGCGCACCCAGGTCGAGGACTGCGTGGCCTGCCTGCTGGCCGGCGGCCACCTGCTGATCGAGGACGTGCCGGGCGTGGGCAAGACCACCCTGGCCCATGCACTGGCAGTGTCGCTGGGCCTGCGCTTCTCGCGCGTGCAGTTCACCGCCGACCTGATGCCCTCGGACCTGGTCGGGGTGAGCGTCTACGAGCGCGGCCAGGAATCCTTCGTGTTCCACCCGGGGCCGATCTTCTCGCAGGTGCTGCTGGCCGACGAGATCAACCGCGCCGGCCCCAAGACGCAGAGCGCGCTGCTGGAGGCGATGGAGGAACACCAGGTCAGCGTCGAGGGCGAGACCCGGCCGCTGCCGCAGCCGTTCTTCGTGATCGCCACCCAGAACCCGGCCGACCAGCTCGGCACCTACGCCCTGCCCGAGTCGCAGCTGGACCGCTTCCTGATGTGCATCACGCTCGGCTACCCGGACCGGGCCTCCGAGCGCGAGCTGCTGGCCGGCCAGGACCGCCGCGCCGCGGTGCACCAGCTGCCGGCCGTGATGTCGCCGGCCGAGCTGATGACCATGCAGCAGGCGGTGCGCCAGGTGCATGCCGCCGACCCGCTGCTCGACTACCTGCAGGACCTGATCGCCGCGACCCGCTCCGGCCAGTGGTTCGTCGAGGGGCTCAGCCCGCGCGCCGGCATCGCGGTGCTGCGCGCGGCCAAGGCGCGCGCCTTCATCGCGCGGCGCGACTACGTGGCGCCCGACGACATCCAGGCCGTGCTGCCGCAGACCATCGCGCACCGCCTGGTGCCGGTGGCCGGCAGCGGGCGCGGCCGGGTCGAGCAGGTGCGGGCGATGGTCGAGGCGGTGCCGCTGCCGTGA
- the acs gene encoding acetate--CoA ligase — protein MSTSEQANQLYVPSDATVKAAHVSGMEAYRKLCEEAEADYEGYWARLAKEFVTWKQPFTKVLNDSNAPFFKWFEDGLLNVSYNCLDRNVEQGRGDKVAIIFESDDGQVTRVTYRELLEKTCRMANGLRELGVKKGDRVVIYMPMSVEGVVAMQACARIGATHSVVFGGFSAQSLRDRIQDAGAVLVITADEQMRGGKQLPLKAIVDEALGMGGCDTVRNVLVYRRTGGNIAWNARDVWLHEVLAKQATTCEPEWVDAEHPLFLLYTSGSTGKPKGVQHSSGGYLLQAALSTKWTFDLKPEDVFWCTADIGWVTGHTYIAYGPLANGATQIVFEGVPTWPDAGRFWKMIQQHKVTIFYTAPTAIRSLIKAAEANPATHPRNYDLSSLRILGSVGEPINPAAWEWYYRNVGGSRCPIVDTWWQTETGAHMITPLPGATPLVPGSCTLPFPGIMAAVVDETGADVPNGQGGVLVIKKPWPSMIRTIWGDPERFKKSYYPADFQGRYYLAGDGAVRDANTGYFTITGRIDDVLNVSGHRMGTMEIESALVSCTELVAEAAVVGRPDETTGEAICAFVVLKRPRPTGEEAKKIADELRAWVAKEIGPIAKPKDIRFGDNLPKTRSGKIMRRLLRSIARGEQITQDTSTLENPAILEQLAQSN, from the coding sequence ATGTCGACCAGTGAGCAGGCAAACCAGCTCTACGTGCCGTCCGACGCGACGGTGAAGGCAGCTCATGTATCCGGCATGGAGGCCTATCGCAAGCTCTGCGAGGAGGCCGAGGCCGATTACGAAGGCTACTGGGCCCGACTGGCCAAGGAATTCGTGACCTGGAAGCAGCCCTTCACCAAGGTCCTCAACGACAGCAACGCACCGTTCTTCAAGTGGTTCGAGGACGGCCTCCTCAACGTCTCGTACAACTGCCTGGACCGCAACGTCGAGCAGGGCCGCGGCGACAAGGTCGCGATCATCTTCGAAAGCGACGACGGCCAGGTGACCCGCGTCACCTACCGCGAGCTGCTCGAGAAGACCTGCCGCATGGCCAACGGGCTGCGCGAGCTGGGCGTCAAGAAGGGCGACCGCGTCGTCATCTACATGCCGATGTCGGTCGAGGGCGTGGTCGCGATGCAGGCCTGCGCGCGCATCGGCGCGACGCACTCGGTGGTGTTCGGCGGGTTCTCGGCGCAGTCGCTGCGCGACCGCATCCAGGACGCCGGCGCGGTGCTGGTCATCACGGCCGACGAGCAGATGCGTGGCGGCAAGCAGCTGCCGCTGAAGGCCATCGTTGACGAGGCCCTGGGCATGGGCGGCTGCGACACCGTGCGCAACGTGCTGGTGTACCGCCGCACCGGCGGCAACATCGCCTGGAACGCGCGTGACGTCTGGCTGCACGAGGTGCTTGCCAAGCAGGCGACCACCTGCGAGCCCGAGTGGGTCGATGCCGAGCACCCGCTGTTCCTGCTCTACACCTCCGGCTCGACCGGCAAGCCCAAGGGCGTGCAGCACTCCAGCGGCGGCTACCTGCTGCAGGCGGCGCTGAGCACCAAGTGGACCTTCGACCTCAAGCCCGAGGATGTGTTCTGGTGCACGGCCGACATCGGCTGGGTCACCGGCCACACCTACATCGCCTACGGACCGCTGGCCAACGGCGCGACGCAGATCGTCTTCGAGGGCGTGCCGACCTGGCCGGATGCCGGCCGCTTCTGGAAGATGATCCAGCAGCACAAGGTCACGATCTTCTACACCGCGCCGACCGCGATCCGCTCGCTGATCAAGGCGGCCGAGGCCAACCCGGCGACCCATCCGCGCAACTACGACCTGTCGTCGCTGCGCATCCTCGGCTCGGTGGGCGAGCCGATCAACCCGGCGGCCTGGGAGTGGTACTACCGGAACGTCGGCGGCAGCCGCTGCCCGATCGTGGACACCTGGTGGCAGACCGAGACCGGTGCGCACATGATCACCCCGCTGCCCGGCGCCACCCCGCTGGTGCCCGGCTCCTGCACGCTGCCATTCCCGGGCATCATGGCCGCGGTGGTTGACGAGACCGGTGCCGACGTGCCGAACGGGCAGGGTGGCGTGCTGGTGATCAAGAAGCCGTGGCCCAGCATGATCCGCACGATCTGGGGCGACCCGGAGCGCTTCAAGAAGAGCTACTACCCGGCCGACTTCCAGGGCCGCTACTACCTCGCCGGCGACGGCGCGGTGCGCGACGCCAACACCGGCTACTTCACGATCACCGGCCGCATCGACGACGTGCTGAACGTCTCGGGGCACCGCATGGGCACGATGGAGATCGAGTCCGCGCTGGTGTCCTGCACCGAGCTGGTCGCCGAAGCCGCGGTGGTGGGCCGTCCGGACGAAACCACCGGCGAGGCGATCTGCGCCTTCGTGGTGCTCAAGCGTCCGCGCCCGACCGGCGAGGAGGCGAAGAAGATCGCCGATGAACTGCGCGCCTGGGTCGCGAAGGAGATCGGCCCGATCGCCAAGCCCAAGGACATCCGCTTCGGCGACAACCTGCCCAAGACCCGCTCGGGCAAGATCATGCGTCGCCTGCTGCGCTCGATCGCCCGCGGCGAGCAGATCACCCAGGACACCTCCACGCTGGAGAACCCCGCGATCCTCGAGCAGTTGGCCCAGTCCAACTGA